The Fodinibius salinus nucleotide sequence GAAGGGTGCAGTACCATATCGGAAAGCACATCGAGAGCTCGCTCCAACTGCGTATTTAAACAGCGTGAATAGTAACAAGTATATTCTGAAGAAGTAAAAGCATTGAGATATCCTCCTACCGACTCCATACTCATGGCAATATCAAGCGAAGACCGATTTTCGGTCCCCTTAAACAGCATATGCTCTAAAAAATGTGTTACCCCGGCCTGCTGTGGTGTCTCGTTGCGGCTACCGGTCTTTGCCCAAATACCTACTGCTACACTTTTAACACTTTCAATACGCTCTGTAACAATGGTCAGCCCATTGCTGAGTTTGGTCTTATCAACTGCTTGTAGTTCATCTTCAGTACTTTTTGTGTGCATAAAGCCTCAATTTTTGGGAGATAACATATTCGGTTGTAGCTGTGGTAAGCGTAACACTTCCACATGTGTAGTGTACATCAAATGAAAATATCTGATATACCCATGATATTTGATCAAAAGAAAACGCCATCCCGACTAGTCGAGATGGCGCATAAGTTATTAAGATCTATGACGGTACAATAAATTAGTCTTCTTCACCGTCTTTGGAGATCAGCGCCTTACGAGAAAGACGAAGCTTATCGCCATGTTCAATCTTAAGCAACTTCACTTCTAACTCATCTCCTACCGAAAGGACGTCACTGACGTTGTCAACGTGGCTGTGATTAATCTCAGACACGTGAAGCAGTCCGTCTCTACCGGGCACAATCTCTACAAAAGCACCATAGTCTTTGATTGCTTGAACGGTACCCTGATAGGTCGCTCCTTCTTCTAGGTGACCAACGATGCCTTCAATACGCTTCTTGGCTTCCTTAACATTGGCAAGCTCATCACCGGTAATGGATATTTTACCTACATCGCGCTCTTCATCTTCTTCAACCCAGATTTCGGTATTCGTTTCTTTTTGGAGTGTCTGAATAACTTTTCCGCCAGGACCAATAACTGACCCTATCTCATCCGTATCAATTTCCATATTGATGAATTGCGGAGCATACTCAGAAATATTTTCACTAGGTTCCGAAATGGTTTCTGACATTTTATCCAGAATGTGTAAGCGTCCCTGTCGAGCCTGCTCAAGTGCTTCTTCAAGCTTTTCAAAGGAAATTCCGCTAACTTTCATATCCATCTGGCAAGCCGTAATACCATCTTTACTACCCGCTGTTTTAAAGTCCATGTCTCCCATGAAATCCTCTTCACCGCGAATGTCGGAGAGAATAACTTCATTCTCATCGCCTACAATCATTCCCATTGCTATTCCGGCAACAGGTTTTTTGAGTGGTACACCAGCATCCATCAGCGCCATGGATCCACCGCAAACGGAGGCCATTGATGATGAACCATTTGACTCAGTAATGTCCGAAATTACGCGGATCACATAGCCAAACTCTTCAAAACTGGGCATAAGCTGACTAATTGCACTCTCGGCCAAATGGCCGTGTCCTTTCTCACGTCGGCCGGGACCTCGCATATAGCCCGCTTCACCAACACTAAAGTTAGGGAAGTTATAGTGCAGATAGAATTTCTTGTCTTCTTCAGTCAGCAGTGTATCAATAGCTTGGGCATCCTTCTGCGTACCAAGCGTTACCGATACAAGTGCTTGTGTTTCGCCACGCGTAAAAATGGAAGAACCATGTGTACGAGCAAGATAATCTGTTTGGCTCCAGATATCACGAACGTCCTCGGGAGAGCGACTGTCAATGCGACGCTTCTTCTCGAGAATCATACTACGAAGTTGCTCTTTCTCAATCTTGCTGAGAACATCTTTAATTGCTCCAGACTCTTCAGCATATTCTTCAATTGCAGTCAGCTCTTCAACGACTCCATCTTTAATATCGTCAAGTCGTGCGCTGTATTCTTCTTTGCCAAGTCCTACATTGACAAGCTCTGCAATTTTATCATCCGCAAGCTCATGTACCTTAGCTTTGAGATCTTCATCAACAGGCTCTGGCTCGAAATTACGTTTCTCCTTTCCAAACTCTTCGCGCAGCTCTTCCTGAAAAGCACAAAGTTTTTTGATGGATTTATGAGCAGCTTTAATAGCATCAAGCATTTCAGATTCGGAAATTTCTTCCATCTCTCCTTCCATCATGATAACGCTCTCTTCAGTACCACCGATAATCATATCGATGTCACTGTTTTCCATTTCACTGATGGTGGGGTTAATGATAAACTCACCGTCAACGCGTCCTACGCGAACTTCGGCAATAGGTCCTGCAAAAGGAACATCAGAAATATGCAAAGCTGCAGAAGCTCCTACGCCGCCAAGCACATCTCCGTTATGTTCACCGTCTGAGGAATAAACTTTACAAATAATTTGGGTATCACAGCGGTATCCATCCGGAAAAAGCGGACGGAGGCTACGGTCAATAAGACGGCTGGAAAGTACTTCTTTATCGTTGGGGCGACCTTCGCGCTTTATAAAGCCACCGGGAAATTTACCTCCAGCAGAAAAACTTTCACGTAAATCAACTGTTAATGGGAAAAATGGTTTATCAGATTGTTCTTTAGAACTCACGGCTGTACATAGCACCATTGTATCGCCCATGCGAACCATTACAGCGCCGTCGGCCTGCTTTGCAATGCGGCCGGTCTCAACTGATAGTGTTTTACCGGGCGCAAACTCTACACTTTTAAATTCTTCTTTCATCGTAATACTATATTCAATTCAAATTCAATTTATATTTTCTTCTCCATCAGACAATATCTTCAAGAAATTCGTACGCTAAAACTCAGGTGGGATAATAAGTTGATCACTCTGACAGCAGAAATGAAATAAAATAAGTGAACACATCTAATGATATGCTCACCCATACTTACTTACGAATTCCTAAATCTTCAATAAGTTCCCGGTAGGCCTCAATATCATTATCTTTAAGATAGTTCAACAATCTTTTGCGCTTTCCTACCAGTTGAAGCAAACCTCTGCGTGAGGCATGATCCTGAGTATTATCTTCTAGATGATCTGTCAGATCTGCAATCCGTTCGGTAAAAATAGCAATCTGTGCCTCAGTAGATCCTGTATTTTCTTTAGATCCACCGTACTTTTCGATCAATTCTGCTTTTCGCTCTTTTGTTATCGACATGTGTTAAATTTAATCTTATTTGCTTTACTTAAACTACATTGTTTACGAATGATAATAGCGATCAAAGATAAGCTTTAATGTTTCCCTTTGCAATATTTATTGGTCGGTCAACAATTCTTTAGCTTCGCCTTCATCTTCCTTCAGCTGACTGATTAATTCTTCTTTACCTTCAAACTTTTTTTCGTCTCGTATCCGGTTAAAAAACTGAACTTCTATTTCTTTTCCATAAATTTCACCATCAAAATCAAATAGATTAACTTCTAGCGTTCGGGCTTCACCCTCAAAAGTTGGGCGGGTGCCTATATTCATCATTCCATGAAGCTGGTGTTCCCCTACCTGAACCTTAACTGCATAAACCCCATCTTTGGGAATAATTTTTTTAGGATTTTCCGGCTTAATATTAGCAGTGGGAAATCCAATTTCTTTACCTCGTTTATCTCCGTGTATAACCGTTCCCGTGATTTTATAGGGACGCTGCAAAAACCTGGCGGCCTGTTCCATATCTCCCTCTTCACTTATTATATTACGGATGGCCGTACTACTAACTGTTTTTACGCCTACCTCACGTTTTGAAACGACGTAGGTATCAAAATCAAGCTCCATCCCAATTTTTTCGATGGTTTCAATGGTACCTTCGCGGTTGCGGCCGAACTTGTGATCATATCCAATAACAAATTCGCTAACGCCAATTTTTTCATAAACAATATCCCGAACGAACTCTTCGGATGTCAGTAAAGAGAAATCGCGGTCAAAGGGAATTACTACCATGGTATCAATACCCAGCTCATCCAGAATTTCGGCCCGCTCTTCCAGCGTTGTCAACAACTTAATTCCGTCATCACCTGGGTTTATAATGTCCCTCGGATGCGGATCGAAGGTAACAATTACACTTCGGGCATTACGTTCGACTGCCTTTTGAGCTACCGTATCCACAATAGCTCGATGACCGGCATGCACTCCATCAAAGGTACCAACCGTGACGACCGAATTTGTGATTTGTTCTATGTCATCAAGATATACCAGATCAGCCATAAGTTTTCTAGATTAGCATCAACATTATTTGTGCCGTTTAGCTTGTTGCTCATAATTTTCAACACCAAATACTTTCTCCAAGTAAGAAATAGAAAGTGCGTCTTTGGACGAATAATCTCCAATGGCCGTTCTCTTTAAGCCTGTCAAATGTCCGGCTGTGTCAAGATAATCCGCAAGATCATCAGCCAGCGTACGAATATACGTACCAGTGCTGCATGTTATGGACAACGATAACCTGGGCAGTTTGCAATTCAGTATACTAATTTCTTTGATAATGACCTGCCGCGGTTTACGTTTTACTTTCTTGCCTTTACGTGCCAGCTTGTACAACGGATCACCCTCGTGCTTAAGTGCTGAATACATGGGAGGAATCTGTACAATCTGTCCTAAAAGATGCTCGCTTATTACATCTCGAATCCGCTGTTCTGTTAAGTGTTTAAATGACATTCGTTTATCTGGAATGGTCTCCGCATCAAGACTAGGTGTCGCAGAACCAAATGTAATTTCAGCGGTATATGTTTTTGAGGCTTCCTGAAATGCGGAAACGGTACGGGTTCCCTTACCGCAACATAAAATAAGTAGTCCTGTTGCTAGGGGATCGAGCGTGCCGGCATGTCCTATCTTTCTTAGATCCAGGCATTTACGAAGAAACTTAACAACGGTAAAACTGGTCCAATGTTTAGGCTTGTTGATCAAAAAAGCAGCTCCATCGGCGTAATCAAAGGAAGGGTTTGGAAGATGAGAGAGCGAAAAGATTGGGAGTTCGTTCAAAGGTATCGCTTTCGCCATACGCAGACTATTCCTCTTGGCCTTCGTTATTGTCTCGCTGCTGGCGCTCTTCCCGGATTTCCTGAAACAGATTCTCCATCTTCTCTACATGCTCAGCTGTCTTGTCATTGGTAAAGTGAAGTTTGGGAATACGGCGTACTTGATGGCGAATTTTATCGGCAAGCTCTTTGCGGATACTGGCTTTCTGATTCTGGAGATGAGCAAAAATAGCATCCTCATCTTTTCCGGGAGCATACACACTTAACAGCACCTTGGCAATAAGCAGGTCTGGCGTTACATCCACTTTTGTAATTGTAATAAACGAACCGGTACGCTGATATCCTTTCTGGATAATAGTACCTAAATCTCGTTTAACAACTGCGGCCAGCTTTTCGGTTCTGATACTCATAGGACAAAATTTATAACTGTAAAACTCGACTTATTCGCTGTCACTTTCTACATCCTCGAGTTTACGTTTCTCTTCAATAACCTCGTAGTTTTCAATAACGTCACCGACTTTAATATCATTGTAATTGACAATGCTAATACCACATTCATAGCCGGTTTTTACTTCTTTGACATCATCCTTGAACCGTTTCAAAGAATCAATCTCTCCATCGTAAATCACAACACCGTCGCGGACAACGCGTACCGGATTATCACGATTTATTTTACCCTCGGTCACATAACAGCCCGCGATGGTACCAATACTGGATACTTTAAATATTTCACGAACTTCTGCGTTGCCGTACAGTTTCTCACTTATTTCAGGTGACAGCATACCCTCCATAGCGTCTTTCACTTCATCAACAGCATCATAAATTACGCTAAAGAGACGGATATCAATTTCTTCTTCCTCAGCCACACTTCGTGCATCATTTGTGGGCCGCACCTGGAAACCAATGATAATAGCTTCGGATGCCGAAGCCAGCAACACATCCGATTCAGTAATGGCACCGGCACCAGTATGGATAATATTTACGGATACCTCATCATTACTGAGCTTTTGCAAGGCTCCGGAAAGTGCTTCAATAGAGCCGTCCACATCCGCTTTGATAATAATGTTGAGATCATCAATTTCGCCAAGTGCCAGTCGTCTAGAAAGATCATCAAGGCTTACATGGCTGGATTGACGTAATTCTTGTTCTCTACGAATTTGCTGGCGCTGACTAGCAATATCTTTAGCCTTTTGCTCATCCTCCAGCACTACCAGCTTGTCACCAGCTTTGGGGATGTCATTAAAACCGGTAAGCTGCAACGGCTCTGAAGGCCCTGCTTCTTCCAGCCTGTTACCAAGCTCATTTTCCATAGCACGTACCCGTCCAAAGCACGGACCAGCAACAAATGAGTCACCGACTTTGAGCGTACCATTTTGCACCAAGATATTGGCGACTGTCCCCTTGCCTTTGTCAACACGCGCTTCGAGCACAACGCCATCTGCCTTGCGGTCAGGATTTGCCTGTAGTTCCATCAGGTCAGACTCGATAAGTACCTTCTCAAGAAGATCAGGGATTCCTTCACCTGTTTTAGCAGAAACCTCTGCACACTGATTTTCGCCGCCATACTCCTCAATAATTACATCATGTTCGGCTAACTGCTGCTTAATTTTGTCAGGCTTGGCACCAGGTTTATCCATCTTATTAATAGCCACAATGATTGAAACGCCTGCTGCTTTTGCGTGGTTAATAGCCTCAATTGTTTGCGGCATCACGGCGTCATCAGCAGCTACAACCAAAATAACAATATCAGTAGCCTGAGCACCTCGCGAACGCATAGCAGTAAATGCCTCGTGTCCTGGTGTATCAAGGAATGTAATAGGACGTCCGTCGTCAGTCTCAACTTCATAAGCTCCTACGTGCTGGGTAATTCCGCCGGCTTCACCCTCTGCTACCTGTGATTTTCGAATATAGTCAAGCAGTGAAGTTTTACCGTGATCAACGTGACCCATTACCGTAATAATGGGAGCGCGGGGTTCCAGATCTTCGGGGTCATCTTCTTCAAGTTCAATCTCTTCAATGCCTTCATCGGCATCGACAAACTCAATTTCATAGCCGTATTCTTCGGCTACAAGCTCCATAGTACTAGCGTCTAATCGCTGATTTATCGACACCATCTTACCCAGGTCCATACAGGTTGTAATCACATCATTCGCCTGCACACCCATCAGATCAGCTAAATCACTAACAGTAATAAATTCTGTTGCTTCAATGATGTTTTCTTCAAGTTCTTGAAGTTCTTCCTGACGTTTTTGCTCTTCTTCACGCTCCTTTTTACGCTCGCGACGGCGTTTTTGTCGCTTACTCCCAACAGTTTCAGAAGACTTCATCTCCTGAAGGGTCTGCTTTAGATTCTCCTGTACATCATCGGTATCAACTCGATTACCGCGCCGCTTCCGTTTCTTCTTTTTACCTTTCTTTTTCTTCTTAGATTTATTCTTGGAAGAATCTTTATCGCCTTTTCGGTCTTTCTTCCTCTTGCGTTTTTTACGACGCTTCGGCTTACTTTCATCAACTTTTACTTTACCAACTACTTTGGTTCCCTTTAACCGGCCGGCTCTACCGCGTATTACCCCTTGCTCTGAGGAGTCCTTCTCTTCCTCATTATCATCTTCTTCTGCTTCTGTCTCATCAGTATCTTGATCGTCGGCTTCTTCCTCATCTTCGGATTCTGCCTCACCTTCAGATTCTGTCTTATCTTCTTCCTCTTCCGTATCCTGCTGTACTTCTTCCTTAGTATCTTCTTCCTCTACCTGCTCTTCTGGAGACTCTTCTTCAGTTTCGGTCTCAGCTTCTTTCTCAGTTTGAGACTCAACTTCTTTATCGTCCTCACCAGCATCTGTTGATTCTTCAACCTCATCGGTTTCTTCGGAATCCTCAGTCGTTTCATCTTCGGATTCTGCCTCACCTTCAGATTCTGTCTTATCTTCTTCATCTTCCGTATCCTGCTGTACCTCTTCTTCAGCCTCCTCAGACTCTTTTTCATCCTGAGGCTCTAACGGCATATCACTTTCGGCTTCCTCTTCTTGGTCACCTTGCTCATCATCTTTGGGTTTTAAACCCTCAACTTCTTCCTCATCCTCAGGTTCAAGAGGCATTTCTTCCTCATCATCCTCTTCTTCCATTGGCTCCAGGTAATCTTCAACAGATACACTTTCGTTACGACTAGAACGAATTTGACTACGCCGATTTTCGTACTCTTCTTTAGCTTTTTGATGCTCCTCGCTATTAGCTTTGTCAGCACCATATACCTCTTCAAGCGTGGAGTACATTTCGGGCGTTACTTTCGAATTGGGTTTATTATCAATATCAAAGCCCTCATCCGAAAGTGAATCTACAATCGAAGTTGTAGATACATTAAACTCGGAAGCAACCTTAAATAAACGTTTTGACTTAGCCTTAGGCGACATATGAAGTTATTTCTAAAACTACGTTCTAAAATTAAATATTTGTCAACTGTACTCTACAGTATAAGGTAAAGGAGGTTTGGTGGAAATGTAAGTTTAATCACACTTCTTCATCCTCAAATTCATAGGCGATAATATCGATGATTCGTTCCGCCTCTTCTTCAGTTATTTCGCCGTCGGTACGGCGCACGATTTCTTCTTCTTCCAGATCAAGTACCTGTCGGGCTGTATCACAGCCAATTTCGTGGAGCTGGT carries:
- the pnp gene encoding polyribonucleotide nucleotidyltransferase, translating into MKEEFKSVEFAPGKTLSVETGRIAKQADGAVMVRMGDTMVLCTAVSSKEQSDKPFFPLTVDLRESFSAGGKFPGGFIKREGRPNDKEVLSSRLIDRSLRPLFPDGYRCDTQIICKVYSSDGEHNGDVLGGVGASAALHISDVPFAGPIAEVRVGRVDGEFIINPTISEMENSDIDMIIGGTEESVIMMEGEMEEISESEMLDAIKAAHKSIKKLCAFQEELREEFGKEKRNFEPEPVDEDLKAKVHELADDKIAELVNVGLGKEEYSARLDDIKDGVVEELTAIEEYAEESGAIKDVLSKIEKEQLRSMILEKKRRIDSRSPEDVRDIWSQTDYLARTHGSSIFTRGETQALVSVTLGTQKDAQAIDTLLTEEDKKFYLHYNFPNFSVGEAGYMRGPGRREKGHGHLAESAISQLMPSFEEFGYVIRVISDITESNGSSSMASVCGGSMALMDAGVPLKKPVAGIAMGMIVGDENEVILSDIRGEEDFMGDMDFKTAGSKDGITACQMDMKVSGISFEKLEEALEQARQGRLHILDKMSETISEPSENISEYAPQFINMEIDTDEIGSVIGPGGKVIQTLQKETNTEIWVEEDEERDVGKISITGDELANVKEAKKRIEGIVGHLEEGATYQGTVQAIKDYGAFVEIVPGRDGLLHVSEINHSHVDNVSDVLSVGDELEVKLLKIEHGDKLRLSRKALISKDGEED
- the rpsO gene encoding 30S ribosomal protein S15, which codes for MSITKERKAELIEKYGGSKENTGSTEAQIAIFTERIADLTDHLEDNTQDHASRRGLLQLVGKRKRLLNYLKDNDIEAYRELIEDLGIRK
- a CDS encoding bifunctional riboflavin kinase/FAD synthetase, which produces MADLVYLDDIEQITNSVVTVGTFDGVHAGHRAIVDTVAQKAVERNARSVIVTFDPHPRDIINPGDDGIKLLTTLEERAEILDELGIDTMVVIPFDRDFSLLTSEEFVRDIVYEKIGVSEFVIGYDHKFGRNREGTIETIEKIGMELDFDTYVVSKREVGVKTVSSTAIRNIISEEGDMEQAARFLQRPYKITGTVIHGDKRGKEIGFPTANIKPENPKKIIPKDGVYAVKVQVGEHQLHGMMNIGTRPTFEGEARTLEVNLFDFDGEIYGKEIEVQFFNRIRDEKKFEGKEELISQLKEDEGEAKELLTDQ
- the truB gene encoding tRNA pseudouridine(55) synthase TruB; translation: MAKAIPLNELPIFSLSHLPNPSFDYADGAAFLINKPKHWTSFTVVKFLRKCLDLRKIGHAGTLDPLATGLLILCCGKGTRTVSAFQEASKTYTAEITFGSATPSLDAETIPDKRMSFKHLTEQRIRDVISEHLLGQIVQIPPMYSALKHEGDPLYKLARKGKKVKRKPRQVIIKEISILNCKLPRLSLSITCSTGTYIRTLADDLADYLDTAGHLTGLKRTAIGDYSSKDALSISYLEKVFGVENYEQQAKRHK
- the rbfA gene encoding 30S ribosome-binding factor RbfA — protein: MSIRTEKLAAVVKRDLGTIIQKGYQRTGSFITITKVDVTPDLLIAKVLLSVYAPGKDEDAIFAHLQNQKASIRKELADKIRHQVRRIPKLHFTNDKTAEHVEKMENLFQEIREERQQRDNNEGQEE
- the infB gene encoding translation initiation factor IF-2 → MSPKAKSKRLFKVASEFNVSTTSIVDSLSDEGFDIDNKPNSKVTPEMYSTLEEVYGADKANSEEHQKAKEEYENRRSQIRSSRNESVSVEDYLEPMEEEDDEEEMPLEPEDEEEVEGLKPKDDEQGDQEEEAESDMPLEPQDEKESEEAEEEVQQDTEDEEDKTESEGEAESEDETTEDSEETDEVEESTDAGEDDKEVESQTEKEAETETEEESPEEQVEEEDTKEEVQQDTEEEEDKTESEGEAESEDEEEADDQDTDETEAEEDDNEEEKDSSEQGVIRGRAGRLKGTKVVGKVKVDESKPKRRKKRKRKKDRKGDKDSSKNKSKKKKKGKKKKRKRRGNRVDTDDVQENLKQTLQEMKSSETVGSKRQKRRRERKKEREEEQKRQEELQELEENIIEATEFITVSDLADLMGVQANDVITTCMDLGKMVSINQRLDASTMELVAEEYGYEIEFVDADEGIEEIELEEDDPEDLEPRAPIITVMGHVDHGKTSLLDYIRKSQVAEGEAGGITQHVGAYEVETDDGRPITFLDTPGHEAFTAMRSRGAQATDIVILVVAADDAVMPQTIEAINHAKAAGVSIIVAINKMDKPGAKPDKIKQQLAEHDVIIEEYGGENQCAEVSAKTGEGIPDLLEKVLIESDLMELQANPDRKADGVVLEARVDKGKGTVANILVQNGTLKVGDSFVAGPCFGRVRAMENELGNRLEEAGPSEPLQLTGFNDIPKAGDKLVVLEDEQKAKDIASQRQQIRREQELRQSSHVSLDDLSRRLALGEIDDLNIIIKADVDGSIEALSGALQKLSNDEVSVNIIHTGAGAITESDVLLASASEAIIIGFQVRPTNDARSVAEEEEIDIRLFSVIYDAVDEVKDAMEGMLSPEISEKLYGNAEVREIFKVSSIGTIAGCYVTEGKINRDNPVRVVRDGVVIYDGEIDSLKRFKDDVKEVKTGYECGISIVNYNDIKVGDVIENYEVIEEKRKLEDVESDSE